The Streptomyces racemochromogenes DNA segment CGCCTCGAACTCCCGCCGGAGGCCGAGGCCCACCGGGCCGCCGCCCGCGCCGCCGCCGCGGCCGCGCGGGGACTCGACCCGGCCGCCGCCCGCCGCGCGCTGGCCCCCACCGGCTACGCGGCCCCCTACCTCCCGCCGCCGTACGGACTCGGCGCCGGACCCGCCCAACAGCTCGTCGTCCAGCAGGAGCTGAAGGAGGCCGGGGTCAGGATCGCCGACCTCGGCATCGCCACCTGGGTCGTGCCCTCGCTCCTCGCCTACGGCACCGACGAGCAGCGCGCGGCCCACCTCCTGCCGACCCTGCGCGGCGACACCACCTGGTGCCAGCTCTTCTCCGAGCCGGGCGCGGGCTCCGACCTGGCCTCCCTGCGGACCCGCGCCGAGCGTACCCCCGACGGCTCCTGGAAGGTCAACGGGCAGAAGGTGTGGACGAGTTCCGCGCACACCGCCGACTTCGGGATCCTGCTCGCCCGCACGGACCCGGCCGCACCCAAGCACAGGGGGCTCGGCTACTTCGTCGTCGACATGAAGAACACCCCCGGCATCGAGATCCGCCCGCTGAAGGAGATCACCGGCGAGGCCCTCTTCAACGAGGTCTGGTTCGAGGACGCCGTCCTCCCCGCCGACGCCCTGGTCGGAGCGGCCGACGGCGGCTGGAAGGTGGCCCGCAACACCCTCGGCAACGAGCGCGTCCACATGGCCGACCAGATGACCTTCGACACCGGACTGGAGGCGCTGATCGCCCGCTCCACCGGACTCGACGACTCCTACCGGGCCCGCATCGGCGCGCTCGCCGCCGAGGCGCACGCCCTCGCCTGCATCGGCCTGCGGACCACCCTCCAGCAGGTGTCCGGGCTGGAGCCGGGCGCGGGCGCGTCCGTACGCAAGCTCGTGCAGACCCCCCACCAGCAGCGGACGGCCGAGCTGGCGCTCGAACTACTCGGCCCGGCGGGCGCGGTGTGCGAGGGCGCGGGGGAGCGGGCGGTGCACGGGACGCTCATGTCCCGCTGCCTGACCATCGCCGGGGGCACCACCCAGGTCCAGCTGAACGTCGTCGCCGAGCGGATCCTCGGCCTCCCCAGGGACTGAACGACCAACGGACACGGACGAGGAGTCACGCAGATGAAGTCGTACATCGTGGGCGTCGGCATGACGAGGTTCGAGAAGCCGGAGTCACGGGACTGGCAGTACTGGGACATGGTCAAGGAGGCCGGCGGTGCGGCGCTCGCCGACGCGGGCGTGGACTACGGCCTCGTCGAGCAGGTGCCGGCCGGCTACTGCTTCCAGCCCTCCACCGCCGGGCAGCGGGCGGCGTACGAACTGGGCCTGACCGGCGTGCCCGTCTACAACGTCAACAACAACTGCGCGACGGGTTCGACGGCGCTGATGATGGCGCGACAGTTCGTCCAGGGCGGACTGGCCGACTGCGTGCTCGCCGTCGGCTTCGAGAAGATGAAGCGCGGCGCGCTGGGCGGCGGCGCCGACGGCGGTGACTTCAAGACGTCTCCGGTGGCCCGGCACTACGGGATCATGGCGGCCGCGCACGGCTTCGAGATGTCCCCGCCCACCGCGCAGATCTTCGGGAACGCGGCCCGCGAGCACATGGAGCGGTACGGGACCACGCCCGCCCAGCTGGCGGCGGTCGGCGCCAAGAACCACCGGCACTCCGCGAACAACCCGAACGCGCAGTTCCAGGACGTGTACACGGTCGAGGAGGTCCTCGCGGCCAAGACCATCCACGACCCGCTGACCAAGCTCCAGTGCTCGCCCACCTCCGACGGGGCCGCGGCGGCCGTCGTCGTCTCGGAGCGCTTCCTGGTGGCCCACGGGCTGCACGACAAGGCCGTGGAGATCGTCGCCCAGGCGATGACCACGGACACCGCCGAGAGCTTCGGCGGCTCCTGCATCGACGTCGTCGGCAAGCCGATGACGGCCGCCGCCGGCCGCAAGGCGTACGAGGACTCCGGGCTCGGCATCGAGGACGTCGACGTCGTCGAGCTGCACGACTGCTTCTCCGTCAACGAACTGCTGACGTACGAGGCGCTCGGCATGTGCGCGGACGGGGCCTCCGGCAAGCTCGTGGAGAGCGGCGCGACGACGTACGGCGGGCGGTGGGTGGTCAACCCCTCGGGCGGCCTGATCTCCAAGGGCCACCCGCTCGGGGCGACCGGGCTCGCGCAGGCGGCGGAACTGGTGTGGCAGCTGCGCGGCGAGGCGGGCGCCCGCCAGGTCCCCGGCGCCCGGGTCGGGCTCGCGCACAACATCGGGCTCGGCGGCGCGGCGGTGGTGACCCTGCTGCGGAGGTAGCTCACGCCGGGGGGAGGGGGGCTCCGGGGGCCGGGCCGGGGTACGGCCCGCGCCCCCGACCCACGGCCCGGCCCGCCAGGTGCCCCTACGCCGGGACGAGGCGCGGCATCAGGCGCAGCGCGTTCTCCCGGTTGACGGCGCGGCGCAGCGCGGGCGTCAGCGCCGGGTCCGAGGCCAGCGCGGGGACGGCGACGTCCGTGACCATGTCGGCGGGGCAGGCCGGCCAGTCGCTGCCGAACAGGATCCGGGAGGGGTCGACGGTGGCCAGCAGGGTGCCGGCCGGGGACATGGGGCCGGCGGTGTCGTAGTAGAAGCGGTGCAGGTGGTCCCGGACCACCGCCGGTTCGACCGGGGGGTCGAAGGAGCCCGCGAAGGCCTCCAGCCGGGTCGCGATGTGGGGGAGGAACCCGCCGCCGTGCGGCAGGATCACGGAGAGGTGGGGGAAGCGGTCCAGGGTCCGGTTGCGGATCATGTTGGCGGCGGCGCGGGTGGTGTCGAGGAGGAAGTCGCAGAGGAAGTTCGGAACCCCGGGCACGGTCACCCCCGGAGGCCCCGGCCGGCCGGCGGTGGTGGCGCCCCCGGGCCCTCCCGGCCGGGCGGACCCGTACGGGCCCCCGGCCGCCGTCGGCCCGCCTGCCGGTACCCGCGCTCCGGGCCTGCCCAAGGGTGTCCCGCCGGCCGCGCCGGCCGCGCCGGGCCCGCCTGGCAGCCCCGCGCCGGGTGCCTCGGGTGCTCCGGGCCTGGCGGCTGCGCCCGGGACCGGTCTGGCGGGGATCCCGGCACTCGGTGGCGACGGGAGGTTGTGCGGGTGGGTGTCCACCACCGCCGAGCGTTCGTCCAGTTCGGCGAAGATCCCGTCGTACACGGGGTCTCCCAGGTACACCCCGCCGTAGTTGGCGGTGACGTTCACCCCGACCGCGCCCAGCTCGTCCAGCCCGTGGCGCAGCGCCCAGGAGGACACCTCCAGATCGTCCAGGAACAGCGGGGTGTGGAAGAAGAAGCGGCCCGGATGCGCCTCGACGGCCTCCACCGCCGCCCGCAGGGTCACCGTGATGGCCTCCCGCAGCTGCGCGGAGCTCTCGTACCGCGCCGGCAGCATCGGCTTGAGGACGGCCGTGGCGATCCCGGCCCGGTCCATCAGCGCGAGCGCGGACTCCGCGTCCCAGTGGGCCCACGGCGGCAGCGCCGCGGGGTTGACCAGCCCCCGCGCCTCACCCCACTCCCGCCACTGCGGCGCGCAGAAGTGGTGGTGGACGTCGATCACCGCCCGGCTGCCGTCGTCCTCGTGCTCCGGGGCCGTGGAACCGGTCAGTGACGCACCGCTGGCGGTGAAACCGCCGGCACCGTATTCCGGCATGCGCGCATTCCCTTTCTTCGGGCCGCACGACGTTTCGCACGACGTGTCGCGGAAAGTGTCGCGGAACGGGATCAGCGCACACCCTAGGGCGGGCCCGGGCCGCCGTCGCCCGGACATTCCCGAGGGGGAGGATTCGGCTCCGAACGGGTCAACGCGGTTTTGTCTTCGTTCGGCCCAGGGAAAGGAGCCGACTGTCAATTCCGGGATACCCGAGAGGTATGGGCGCGTGACGACTGAACCGACGGTGGCAGTGGGGGACGGACCCGCCCTCGAAGACGCGGTGGAGGCGGTGACGAAGGGCACGCCGGAATACCGGCAGTGCCCCTACCCGGTCTACCGGTCGCTGCGCGAACAGGCCCCGATCGCCCGGCTGACCCCCGGCCACGGGGTCGACACGTACCTCGTCACCCGGTACGAGGACGCCCACGCGATCCTCGCCGACCACCGCATCGGCAAGGACATGCACGAGGCCATCGACACCTACCACGCCCTCTTCGGGGACGCGTGCGAGGCGCTCGACGACAACCTCCTCTTCGCGGACCCGCCCCGGCACACCCGGCTGCGCCACATCGCCAAGACCGCCTTCACCCCGCGCCACGTCAAGGACCTGCGCCCGCACATCCAGGAGCTGGTGGACGGGCTGCTGGACCGGTGCCCGACCGACGAGCCCGTCGACCTGATGGCCGCCTTCGCCCTGCCGCTGCCCGTCATGGTCATCTGCGAGCTGCTCGGCA contains these protein-coding regions:
- a CDS encoding lipid-transfer protein, which gives rise to MKSYIVGVGMTRFEKPESRDWQYWDMVKEAGGAALADAGVDYGLVEQVPAGYCFQPSTAGQRAAYELGLTGVPVYNVNNNCATGSTALMMARQFVQGGLADCVLAVGFEKMKRGALGGGADGGDFKTSPVARHYGIMAAAHGFEMSPPTAQIFGNAAREHMERYGTTPAQLAAVGAKNHRHSANNPNAQFQDVYTVEEVLAAKTIHDPLTKLQCSPTSDGAAAAVVVSERFLVAHGLHDKAVEIVAQAMTTDTAESFGGSCIDVVGKPMTAAAGRKAYEDSGLGIEDVDVVELHDCFSVNELLTYEALGMCADGASGKLVESGATTYGGRWVVNPSGGLISKGHPLGATGLAQAAELVWQLRGEAGARQVPGARVGLAHNIGLGGAAVVTLLRR
- a CDS encoding amidohydrolase family protein; translated protein: MPEYGAGGFTASGASLTGSTAPEHEDDGSRAVIDVHHHFCAPQWREWGEARGLVNPAALPPWAHWDAESALALMDRAGIATAVLKPMLPARYESSAQLREAITVTLRAAVEAVEAHPGRFFFHTPLFLDDLEVSSWALRHGLDELGAVGVNVTANYGGVYLGDPVYDGIFAELDERSAVVDTHPHNLPSPPSAGIPARPVPGAAARPGAPEAPGAGLPGGPGAAGAAGGTPLGRPGARVPAGGPTAAGGPYGSARPGGPGGATTAGRPGPPGVTVPGVPNFLCDFLLDTTRAAANMIRNRTLDRFPHLSVILPHGGGFLPHIATRLEAFAGSFDPPVEPAVVRDHLHRFYYDTAGPMSPAGTLLATVDPSRILFGSDWPACPADMVTDVAVPALASDPALTPALRRAVNRENALRLMPRLVPA